GTACGCTATGTCCCCCTCTGGCGAGTCGGAGAACTCgaggagccgctgctggttcTCCTCAAAGAACTGCATCATCTCATACCCGCTCAATACACCGTCTTCGTCCGTGTCAAGCACTTTGAACCAATACAGCACCGCTGGTTCCGAGTTCTTGTCCTCCTCGGAGAGGCAGAAGTACACAAAGTCCGCAAAGTCCATCTTGCCAGGCACGCCGGACGACAGCGGGCGGCCGTAGCCCTCCACCACACGTTTGATGGCTCCCGTCACGACAGAGCCTTGGCCGTAGTTGCACAGATCCTCGAAGCCGACAAGGAGGTCACGGTCAGTGTCGAGCTCCCAGAACTTGCAGTACAGAACGTAGAAGTGCTCATAGGAAAAATAGTCGAGTACTAGGTTTACATCCTTGGTGTCCAGATCCATCATCCTATCCGGCAGGTCGCTTCGGTCAAAGTCTCGCCAGTAGATGCGGCCACACTGCTGGCGCTCTAACATGTACATTATGCGCACCGCCACGGTGTGCCAATAGTACTCCTGAAACTCCGGCTGCTGGAGGAACTGGAGCCCCGGGTGAGCCGCAACGAGGTACCTGCCCATCGACTCTAAGTCAGACAGCGTAATAAATTCCTTTTGGGGATGCGTGCAGATGAGATCGTAAAGGCGGCGGCTGGCCGACAAGGACGCGTAGACGTCGCTGTACACAGTGCGGATTTGAGCAGCGGCTAGCGTATCCGCGGTGGCCGCGTCCAGACCGCAGCGAGTTGCAATGTCCGTGAAGAGCGCCTCTTTGTACCAAATCGGTACCTTGAACACCTTTGAGCTAATGTCACCAAACACCCACACTGTCTTCTTCACGGAGTCATTTTTTTCCAGCAGGCGGTTcagctcctgcgcctcaTCCGAGTCGTTCTCATTCTGCAGCCCGCAAGACTCCCTCTTCGAGTAAAAGCACGGGATGTCTTCTAGGGTCGCCTGCTTTAGGTTGGCGGGCGGCGTCACTGCAAAGCTACCGGCGGTGTGCACGAAACGTGTCGTCGACTCGCGAGCCGTCATGCTGAGGCTAGTGCTGGGGTCCAATGGAATTGCGAGATCACCTGATACCATGACAGCGTTCAGTGTAGAGTCCAAGCGAGGGCTGCCGAGCGAGTGGGCGCGCTGTGGCGAGACACTGCCGGAGCTGACGTACGGAAGAGGGGCACTGGGGTCTACAATCGGCTTCGGCTGCGGCGACGTCGGTGTGACGACTGGCGACCCGGCACGGTGAGGGTAATCGAGCTCGTCTACCCCGCCGGCAAAACGGGCGACAGTACAAGGGGATGTGGATGGTTGGATGGGACTCGGTGTACGATCATCAGCTGATTTGAGGACTGCTGATTTATTCGACCTCTGTGGAGGAGTCGGTCGAGGCGATTGTCCCGGGTCGGCGTCCTCGTCTATCGCGGTAGAGCTTGTAGATAGCCCTACAGCAGGGTCGCTGTGCCACGCGCCGTTGCTGAGCGCGTCCGTGTCGGCGGCCTTTCCTTTCTTGGCGCCAATCTCTAAATTTTGAGCTGCGGCCGACAGCGCCAGCATGCGACTCAGCATATCACGAATGCGTTCCACATTTTCGTCCTCGGAGAGCCAGGTGGTATAAAGGTTGGCACAGAATGCTTTGGCTGCCTGTGAACCGAAGGTGTTCTTGGCACTCATGGCACTTGCTCGTCCTAGACGCAGCTTTGTGCTCtagcagaaaaaaaaaacgtcgTTATCGTTCTCGTTCTTGTGTTTGTGTAGGGATATaagtgcagctgcacgtaTGAATGTAGCAGCTGCAACCAAACAGGTGTGGTGCGCCCGGCGAGAACGACCGAattgcagctcctccttttgGTATTATGGGAAGGagcgcgcagcactgccgaaAGGAGGAATTGACGTTCCAGTcgcaacgaaagaaaaaagcacgCAGGTGCTCCTCACTGGCCCCTCCGTGCACTtgcactctcttctctctgtcctcGTCTGAGACGTGGGCAAGTACTTCTGACTGTGTtaatgtgtgtgcgtgtacgtggaTGGGTACGTATGTGTGTCTATGTCTAACCACACAGCTTCCGCCTTAACCTCTGCTGCAGACTAGCAGTGAGGCGTATGTGCCCCCTGTCTTATTGTCTCCTGCTGCTTGAATAAAAgtaggaggagggaagcaggagggggaggcagcgtTGGCCTAAAGGAAGCTTGAGAGAggctatatatatatatatatagtggctgcgtagagagagagcttTTCCTTacgcgaacacacacacacacacacaacgagcTGAGAAAACACTCGGTGCACAACAGAACAGTTTTGCGTGCAGCCGCAAGCACGTGCATGTGAGAAACGTGGAGAGAACAATTCGGGCAGGAgtgaagagaaacaaaagtaCAAAGAGCGAACGATGTAAGAAAAGGGCACGAACTCTAAAGCGAGAGCGGAAATGAGCGAAAGAAAATGGGAGGGCGAAGGCATACACCGTTAACAGGCGATGACGACAGCAATGTTGGCGACAACCGTTCAGCAGTGAAGCGTACAGACAAACAgacgcagcgatgcagcttatgaggggggggtgtcGGTGTCCTGACTCTCTTGAGAGGGTGACAGCCGCCACAAGAGAAGGtcaaaaaagagagagaggggggaggaggtcaaCGGCACTTTTGTGTCGCAGCCTGCCACCATCCAGATTCTGGGGGACGGTAAGAGCAAGGAGAAgggtggaaaaaaaaaaatagagaCAAGAACCTGGGCAGGTATGGATAAGAAAGGAGGCAAacgggaggggtggaggagatACGTGGGTAAGGTTTTAAAGATGAACAGCGTGCGCAAGCGTGTATGCGAGGTCGAAcgtgggagagaaagagagaacggagagaaagaaaagaggggaagtgCAAGTGAACGTGAGAATTGAGGATTGAGACGACGAGCCAGAGTCGACCCGCAGTCGTTCAAAGACTACAAATGCGTTACCTCAAATTGCAAAAGAGAAATTGCTACGATGGCATGCAGATGAACTGCTGAGGCGCAAGCAGATGGAAAATGTGAGCTGGCACGCCTCCACTCTCGCCAGCTGGAAGAGTGAAATGCAGTGGGCTCAGTATAGAAAGCAGATGTAAgttgcagcgcagccactAACGAAAGAGCTCTCGCTAATAGTCTCAAAATGCATCGATTAAACTGCATTGtcatttttctttctcttttttgttggAGAGGAGCAATTTTGCATCTGCTTAACACCAGCGGAGGTGGCACGGATGTGAAGGAGTCGTCgtgaaaaaaaagaaaacgaagaggacAGAACCCGTCTTTCACTACCCTCTtcatccctctcctccgcctcacaTCCTGAATAGGCACTCGAAAGCCCGCGCTCCCAAGAGTAGAAGAAATGTGAGTGGCAGAGAATGAGGATACAGTACACTGTCACCTAAGGTACATCGAAATACGCAAGAGCATTGGCAGCTTCGTACATGATaccacaaaaaaagggggaaagcagCACGCCTTGGATGAGCCCCCGGCGTATCCTAATGTCCTACGCAGTAGCAGCAACATCAGCACCCTCCTCctgtgccaccgctgcggcggccagtcgttgcttctcctcctcggctaGCTGGGCCGCCTTCACAGCGGCCTGCGTTGCGGCCATCTTCGCTAGTAACTCCATTTTCTCCGTGTTGTTACCAATGAACTCGCCGACGACTTCGCCGTAGGCGTAGCTCTGCACAAATGGGGCGGCGGTCACGCAAAGTGAGTGGCACACCGGCGCAGTCGCCGAAAGAGCGTAGCACACAGCGATGTTAGTGTCTGCCAGCAAAGCCGATCGGTTGCTATTCAGCTTCTCAATCGCCTCGACGACTGCGTGCGTAGTGGCTGCATCAAGTGGACTCACCACGacgagcagcgcagagccTGCGTGTGACCTAACTTGCCGCTGAAGGTCGTCGATCGTGCTGACAGACTTCACGactggtggcggcggcggagtgacacacgcacgggaCTTCTTCTTCACGGATGTGGTACGAGACTTTGCCATTACGAGAATCCTTATCGGATGATCGTATTCTTCGTGTATGAACGTGTACAGCGAGAGAGTCAACGGATAGGAGTGGGTAAATGCAGAAGAAATAAGGGAAGTGTGGCGTGAGCATTTCGCTCGGccaaataaaaaaaaaaaacgaggcgCAACACTGCTTTCTCTGTCGGCAGATAAGAGACACAAACTCCTTCTGCTTCCCTCCATCTGTGGGATGAGACGGTGGTCTGCTTCAAGTGACCCATCAGCGCACGCCGCAGCCATACGCACGAGATACTCGCCTGCACGGcactttcgctctcttcagTACAATGCGTACGTGAGACGGAACAAGGAAGGGCGCAACTACATGGAAGACAAACGTGGCCCTTACTTGCCCTGGGTCGGCAGGAAATtacccctcttcctcattccctccttttttttcggtgtTTAGCAAGTGTGCCGCGACCGCAAGGCGTGATCGCGCCCGCTGGTGCTTCCTGCCCTTTATTAGTGTGTTTCTGTGTTTCCCCATGCTCCCACCTGGGACTCTCCATGAATgcacagaggaaaagaaagatgTTATCTTGAGGGAAATCATCAAAGCAGACGGCTTTCCTTGCCACTCCTGCTTCTTCACACGAACACACATGTGCACATGCAAGTGTAGTAGTCCCACACCGCATCTCCCTGTCTCTCGTCATCGGCGCGCTACTAGTATCCAATTCGCTTTTTTCAACGTCTCCACTCTCTGCCGTACAACGTGAGTTGAATGCCCTCCTacccccggcctgccacagggcccatcgcgtggtgcgaagcagccgtacaCACGCGGTACCGGAATGCGGAGAACGAGCCAGCAGGACACGGCCTCAGCCGCAAGCCCCACCCGCCTCCCGTTTCccaggtcgcctcacagccgctcccatcaCGCCGCTCGTCAcccggtgcatccctcggggagggggggcccCTCACACCAATAGGCAGCGAGGCCCGGGTGGGTCACGCTCGAGTCAGGTGAACACCCTGCCCATCGTATGAATGGTACAGGAGTGTTCAatgccgcaggtcgctccgacgtAACGCCGTGCAGGACCTGACCACTGGCATCAACAGCGACGCATCGCCCTgaccctccctcctctgtgtcgTGGGCGCTTGACActcagccaccaccagcagcggctcggccttggcagggagaggaggactgcctggcttccccacacagagtgggggtgcTGGACTCTGAGGTACCACGCACCGAGCTGTGCCTCCGTCATCAGGGAAGAGTAGCAGAAGGAAGAaatcgagagagagagatggcaGCGACAAGACCACCCAGAGACACAAGTGATGCTGACCTTCACTCACAGAGAAAAGTCGGTGACAATCAAGAAGAATGAAACTAAAAAGCGAATGAATACATTTATGCATagcttccccctccctccctccctcccttcctaaaaggaaaaaagaggtccaaggcaagagagaggtgagggtaCGCATCGATGCGTGGGTGAGTGTGtctggagaagagggaggagttTTCGCCGGTTTCCGTGAGAAAGAACACcagaagagctgctgcgcctcaaAGAACGGGTCTAGTGTAGCATTATCTTCCTGTTTCGCTCTCGATTCTCTTCCGTCGGAGAAGTACTAAGCAGTACCGAGAACAGCGATCCCATCTCCCAACCAGGACTCTctacagagacacacacacatacatggAGGCTTCTCACGCTCGGCGAGATGCACACCTCACGCCCAAAGCATCAAGTTGAAAAGAAGATGAACATCAACAGGATCTACACAGACAGACGTACAGAAGGCAAACACAGAGGGTGCAAAGTGCGGAAAGACGCAGTTGAGTGGGCGATAGGCACTCGtactcaccaccaccaccttcatgACGCAATGGCATAAACTGCGCAGTTTGCACCTTCTTTTCGGCTACGTCCTGGGCACCACAATTCGCATTCCGCGGTACGTGGGGGTTCAGCCCATTTACCCCCGTTCTGCACGAATACCACGACACACTTTTCATTTCTTTCGCTTGGTGCACATGACGCAGCACGTTGGGGCTGGGCCTACCTCTCCGTACACAAGTATCGCCGTTGGGTTTCGACCTTCCCACTCCTActgctctttttcctcttgtcgTGCCATCACCACACACCACAAACCCACGTCGCATCGCATCGATgtccttcctttttttcgtttaAGGGAAATCGTGCTCGGCTGctgcatgtgcgcgtgcctgGGCACTGTCGTTAGATTTCATTCTGCTCATTGTTTTTACGTGTCTGCGTATGTTATAAGGCGAGTGGTGAGAGAATAGAGGAGCGTTTACTGAACAAGGGCGTCCATGGCGACCTTGAGAGCGGCGATAAGGTCATCGGCGTCTTCGATACCGCAGCTCACACGCACGAAGCCGTCCGTGATGCCGACCTTCATGCGGTCCTCGGTCGTCATGTTCGCGTGGGTCATGACAGAGGGGCAGGTGATGATGCTCTCTGAGGCACCGAGATTCTCGCACAGAGACCACGGTCGCGGCACGGTGTCCATCAGGAGGCGACCCGCGGCCGTTCCACCCTTGACCTCAAACCAAAGCATGCCGCCGTGCAGGTtgttgcggtgctgccggtCGGCCAGCTCTTTCTGCGGGTGGGAGGCAAGGCCCGAGTAGACAACACGTTCCACGGCGGGGTGTGCCTCCAGGAACTCGGCCACCTTTTGTGCGTTCCggctctgcttctccacgcGTAGCGACATCGTCTTCAccgtctgcagctgcaggaaggCCACCTGGGGGCTCATGAGGTTTCCCAGGATGTTCTGGGTCAAGCGCAACTTGTCGTCCAACTCTTTGCTGTTGGTCACGAGGGCGCCGCCGACAGTCATGTCGTGGCCGTCCACGTACTTAGTCGTGCTGATCAATGTGACATCAGCGCCGTGGTCGAGCGGGCGCATGATGAGGGCTGTGGCAAAGGTGTTGTCGCATATGTGCAGGATACCCTTCTCCTTGCAGATCTTCGACACCGCAGCGACGTCGATGAGAAGCAAAGTGGGGTTTGCAGGCGTCTCGCTAATCACCAACTTCGTGTTAGGCTTGATAGAATCAAGGACGTTCTTGGGATCGCGCATGTCAACAAAGGTAAACTCCATCCCCAAACGACTGAAGAACACACGGCAGGCGCGGTTCGTGCCACCGTAGCAGCAGTTCGTTAAGATGGCGTGGTCGCCAGCGTTCATGAACGACGAGATAGCCGTGGTGGTCGCAGCCATGCCGGTGTTGTACACCGTGCAGTGGTTGCCGTTCTCCAATGCACACAGCCTCTGCTCCAGCACCGCAACCGTAGGGTTAGCAGAGCGGGTGTAGGAGTAGCCCTTCGCCTGGTACTTGTCGATCGACTCCTGCACGAACGTGGTAGACTGGTAGATTGGGGTGAGAATGGCACCCGTGACCGGGTCAGGGCGGACGCCACCGTGCACCTGCAAGGTGTCAAAGCCCTGCGCCTGCGGCAACCACGAGCCGGAGCCGGTCGTGAAGTCAGAGATGAGGTGCTGTTTTGAGGACATGCTTGCGAGTAGCTGCGAGAGAGTGACACTGAAGAgacaggagagaggagaagtgaAGTCAAAACAGTAAAGAAAAAAATTACAGATTTGGAACTACGCGAAGTCTTTGACAAAGCGAAAATAGTAATAACTATGCTAACGCGCTAAGAGTATGGTCGGCACCTTCTTGCACGCAGAAACGTCTCTTTGGAGTGTGGTCGCGACGAAGGTATGGCGGTAAAGGTGAAATGGAGGACGAACTGtagagggaagaaggaggggaggagcagcggtgtTGAAGTCCCAGAAAAGGGGTAAGGAGAGGCGTGTAGGATGCgtttgggggggggatggAAAGGGGTCAGAAAAAGCgcaaaagggagagagagagagcaacaatGGGCGAGCACGTGAAATAGAAAACAAACACGAGAGAGGGGCGACAGGCAGGCCACCCAGTCAAAGCGAATGACGGCGATGGTGGGCATTTGTGCGGGCTTTTACACAGCTTGAAGACCTGCTCATTCCACTTCATTGGTTAATGGTGGGACAGACGGGCAACAAAACTAAATGGGGTACTTATTCTTGTTCACCATGTGGTAGAGCTCTTCGCAGGTGAATTCTGCGAGCGACATAAACTAGCGTATCACCTTCAAAGCAAAGAGaatttttttctcttgacCAGCGTATCGTAGCCCTCTCCTAGCCACCTGTGGTAAGGAAGACTGCAAGCGACGTGCTACGCTTAACGACAACACCGGCAAAAGTTGCACTCACCAGCGTATTGCATTCTGCAGCGGCAAGTCCTCGTCTCCAGGTCTCTTTCCCGCAGCCTAGAGCTTCCGGTATCATATCCAATCCGTGCACAACGCGCACGAATGATACA
This DNA window, taken from Leishmania panamensis strain MHOM/PA/94/PSC-1 chromosome 34 sequence, encodes the following:
- a CDS encoding hypothetical protein (TriTrypDB/GeneDB-style sysID: LpmP.34.3060), yielding MSAKNTFGSQAAKAFCANLYTTWLSEDENVERIRDMLSRMLALSAAAQNLEIGAKKGKAADTDALSNGAWHSDPAVGLSTSSTAIDEDADPGQSPRPTPPQRSNKSAVLKSADDRTPSPIQPSTSPCTVARFAGGVDELDYPHRAGSPVVTPTSPQPKPIVDPSAPLPYVSSGSVSPQRAHSLGSPRLDSTLNAVMVSGDLAIPLDPSTSLSMTARESTTRFVHTAGSFAVTPPANLKQATLEDIPCFYSKRESCGLQNENDSDEAQELNRLLEKNDSVKKTVWVFGDISSKVFKVPIWYKEALFTDIATRCGLDAATADTLAAAQIRTVYSDVYASLSASRRLYDLICTHPQKEFITLSDLESMGRYLVAAHPGLQFLQQPEFQEYYWHTVAVRIMYMLERQQCGRIYWRDFDRSDLPDRMMDLDTKDVNLVLDYFSYEHFYVLYCKFWELDTDRDLLVGFEDLCNYGQGSVVTGAIKRVVEGYGRPLSSGVPGKMDFADFVYFCLSEEDKNSEPAVLYWFKVLDTDEDGVLSGYEMMQFFEENQQRLLEFSDSPEGDIAYEDTMCQMLDMVGFDRVKVRKCGVTLGDLRSCPTPANFFNMILNASKFLLFEHRDPFGEHQIRMRVEKTEWDRFARAEYDRMAAEAQ
- a CDS encoding cystathione gamma lyase, putative (TriTrypDB/GeneDB-style sysID: LpmP.34.3080), coding for MSSKQHLISDFTTGSGSWLPQAQGFDTLQVHGGVRPDPVTGAILTPIYQSTTFVQESIDKYQAKGYSYTRSANPTVAVLEQRLCALENGNHCTVYNTGMAATTTAISSFMNAGDHAILTNCCYGGTNRACRVFFSRLGMEFTFVDMRDPKNVLDSIKPNTKLVISETPANPTLLLIDVAAVSKICKEKGILHICDNTFATALIMRPLDHGADVTLISTTKYVDGHDMTVGGALVTNSKELDDKLRLTQNILGNLMSPQVAFLQLQTVKTMSLRVEKQSRNAQKVAEFLEAHPAVERVVYSGLASHPQKELADRQHRNNLHGGMLWFEVKGGTAAGRLLMDTVPRPWSLCENLGASESIITCPSVMTHANMTTEDRMKVGITDGFVRVSCGIEDADDLIAALKVAMDALVQ
- a CDS encoding hypothetical protein (TriTrypDB/GeneDB-style sysID: LpmP.34.3070) gives rise to the protein MAKSRTTSVKKKSRACVTPPPPPVVKSVSTIDDLQRQVRSHAGSALLVVVSPLDAATTHAVVEAIEKLNSNRSALLADTNIAVCYALSATAPVCHSLCVTAAPFVQSYAYGEVVGEFIGNNTEKMELLAKMAATQAAVKAAQLAEEEKQRLAAAAVAQEEGADVAATA